Below is a genomic region from Mycolicibacter hiberniae.
CGTTACGAACTGGACTTGGAGTACAGGGTCAGCAGTAACCGGCTGGCGGGCACCGCGACCATCACCGCGGTTGCACTGGCCGCGCTGCGCGAAATCACCCTGGACCTCGCCGACACGCTGTCGGTGGCAAAGGTATGGATCAACGGCAGGCCGCCGGCCCGGTTCGCCACCTCGGCGGCCAAGCTGCGAATCACCCTGGCCGCCACGGTGCCAGCCGGTGCCGCCCTGGTGATCTCGGTCCGGTATTCCGGATCGCCGCGTCCCAGCGAAACCGTTTGGGGGGAAGTAGGTTTCGAGGAGCTCTCCGATGGCGCCCTGGTCTCGGGTCAGCCCAATGGCGCACCGACATGGTTTCCCTGCGACGACCATCCCTGCGCCAAGGCCAGCTACCGGATCCAGATCAGCACCGAAAGCTCCTACTACGCGCTCGCCAACGGCGAACTGATCTCGCGGCGGGTCCGCGCCACCCGCACCACCTGGACCTACGACCAGCCGGAGCCCACGCCCACCTATCTGATCACCCTGCAGATCGGCCGGTACGTGACCCGCCGGGTACCCGGGTCGGCCGTAGCCATTCGGGCGGTGCTGCCCGCCCGCCTGCAGACCGAGTTCGAGCGGGATTTCGCACGCCAGTCGCAGATGATGCAGCTGTTTGTGCAACTGTTCGGGCCCTACCCGCTGGCGGCCGGCTACACGGTGCTGGTGACCGACGACGACCTGGAGATCCCCCTGGAGGCCCAAGGGATTTCGATCTTCGGCGCCAACCACTGCAACGGCCGCGGCTCGTCGACGCGGCTGATCGCCCACGAGTTGGCCCACCAGTGGTTCGGAAACAGCGTCACCGTGCGGCGCTGGAGCGACATCTGGCTGCACGAAGGATTCGCCTGCTACGCCGAGTGGCTGTGGTCAGAGCATTCCGGTGGGCCGAGCGCCGACCAACTGGCCCGGCGCTACCACCGACAGTTGACCGGCTTGCCGCAGGATCTGCTGTTGGCCGATCCCGGACCGGTCGAGATGTTCGACGACCGGGTGTACAAACGCGGCGCGCTCACCCTGCACGTGCTGCGCGGCCGACTGGGCGACGACGCCTTCTTCGCCTTACTGCGCGACTGGACCTCGCGCTACCGCCACAGCAACGCCGGCACTGAGGATTTCACCGCGCTGGCCGCCGGATACAGCGCACAACCGCTGCAGTCGTTCTGGCAGGCCTGGCTGTATTCCACTGCCGTTCCCGGGCTGTCGGCACTCCGCTGACAGCCCGGGCGGGTCCTATCCCCCGCGCCCTATCGGCGCGGGTAGCGCCGGGCCCGCAGGGCGCCGGTCTGCCGCGGCGCCCAGGCGACCTGGAAGTCGACCACCAGTGCAGCCGGGACCGCCAGCGCCACCGGGGTGTAGTTCTGCGACTGCTCGTCGCCGGCTATGCCGGTGAGAACCCGGCCGCCGTAGCCGTCCTCGGTGCCGGGCACCGTGACGCGGACCCGCGCCGAGACCGCGCCAGGCCGCGCACGCAGGAAGAAGACGCCGCCGGGCGGTACCGGATCGGCCAGCTCGGCACCGTCGGCGTCCAGGACAACGGCGCCCTCGGCACTGACTGCGGCGGAGTCCGCGACGGCCAGGCGCAACGGCCCCACCACCCCGTCGGCCACGGTGGCCGCCGAGACGTCCAATCCGGGTGCTGTGGTACGCGCCCGTGCCGCCCCCGCCACCAGATAGCGGTAGAGGGCCACGATCCGGTCGGGATTGCGGTAGGTGCTGGTGCCGTCGGGCCAGAATCCGACGTCGCCGATGGTGGCTGCCCCCGATCCGGCCACCGCCAGGCGGTAGTACCGATGTCCGCCGGCGGTGGCCCCGACGCCGAGCGCCTTGCGCTGGATCCCAGGGGTTTGGGCGGTCAGCCGCGACGACAGCACCTCGCGCCAGGTCTGGCCGTCGTCGGATTTGTGCAGCGTCACCTCCACCGGCTGCGCGGCGACCAGTTCGACGGTGTACCCGCCCAGTTCGAGGGCCTCGTCGAACTCGACCGTCACCCCGTCGGGCTGGCGCAGCACCCGCGCGGGCTC
It encodes:
- a CDS encoding M1 family metallopeptidase, which translates into the protein MSKPAKIPATPAPAAVGDPYLPDSGNGGYRVSRYELDLEYRVSSNRLAGTATITAVALAALREITLDLADTLSVAKVWINGRPPARFATSAAKLRITLAATVPAGAALVISVRYSGSPRPSETVWGEVGFEELSDGALVSGQPNGAPTWFPCDDHPCAKASYRIQISTESSYYALANGELISRRVRATRTTWTYDQPEPTPTYLITLQIGRYVTRRVPGSAVAIRAVLPARLQTEFERDFARQSQMMQLFVQLFGPYPLAAGYTVLVTDDDLEIPLEAQGISIFGANHCNGRGSSTRLIAHELAHQWFGNSVTVRRWSDIWLHEGFACYAEWLWSEHSGGPSADQLARRYHRQLTGLPQDLLLADPGPVEMFDDRVYKRGALTLHVLRGRLGDDAFFALLRDWTSRYRHSNAGTEDFTALAAGYSAQPLQSFWQAWLYSTAVPGLSALR
- a CDS encoding TQXA domain-containing protein, which produces MTVSASVLPLPDTQPAVTVRRRVHPRPAVDIDRMTRYHGGTYSHTVDRIVFTDGTSARTDLIRLNPGIAAYSLDFHGIAPTRPSAYRIDTWSAVPHLGAAERDAREVQVDWILRNSVPRLNTVEVSRRLREAGYLGRGNIAEHEAIAATQAAIWRLTNGLELDTRARTEPARVLRQPDGVTVEFDEALELGGYTVELVAAQPVEVTLHKSDDGQTWREVLSSRLTAQTPGIQRKALGVGATAGGHRYYRLAVAGSGAATIGDVGFWPDGTSTYRNPDRIVALYRYLVAGAARARTTAPGLDVSAATVADGVVGPLRLAVADSAAVSAEGAVVLDADGAELADPVPPGGVFFLRARPGAVSARVRVTVPGTEDGYGGRVLTGIAGDEQSQNYTPVALAVPAALVVDFQVAWAPRQTGALRARRYPRR